The segment CTGGCTCGGCACCTTCACGTAGAGGCTGGCGTACGCGCAGCCGGGACGTCCGACGGGCCAGTCGAACCATCCGCGCTTCTCGAAGGTCTCCGGCAGGTCCATCCGCACCACGTCGGTGGGGCTGACGTAGGGCTTCCACTCGACATGCGGCTTGCCGTCCAAGGCGTATTGGTCCCACTCCAGGCCGTCGATGGGCAGAAAATACTTCTCGTAGAACGGGGCGATCGAGGCCAATCCGCCCATGCCGAACGTGCCCCCGACCAGCCAGCCGCGAATCCAGCCGTCTTCGCTGACCAGCGTCTTCGTCGCTTCAGTCGTCGAGGCCCCTTCGGCGGGTACGAACACCAGGCCCGCGATCAGGTACTGCACGGTCCGCGGCTGGCTGCCGGACACATGCCGCCAGGTCAGCGAATGCGTTCCCGGCTTGTCCACCGCCACCCGCTGAAGTTCGGTCCACTCCAGGTCCGAGGCCCCACCGGTGCCCTTCGCCGCCCAGATCGCCACCGGTTGGCCGTCCAGTCCGAGGACAAACCGGTCCTGTGTTTCGGCGCCTTTGGCCCATCCAGCCCCCACCCGCACCAGGACACGGTACTCACCCGCCTTGGCGAACTCGGCTGGAATGCCTTCAAGGCCTTCGCCCGACCCGTCCGTCATGAAGTTGACCCCGGCCTCCCAGTCCCAAAGCCGATCCACCGCCCCCTCGCCAAGCGCCTTGCGATCGATTTGCGAAACGAAAGGGACTTTGACCGCCGCCCCCCAGTCGGCAACGTCCGGTGGCATGCCGAGCCAATCCCTGGCCGGTTGGGTCTGGGCCGCTGTGAGTGACCCGCCCAGCAGAATGAGAACCGCCAACTCCGCCAGCAATCTACTCAAGGCACATCTCCTGGAGGAAGCACGCGTTCTACGGCAAGAACCATCGCGAGGCGTTGGCTTCGAACTCTTCCGGCGTGGTGGTCCACGCGTGGCCGTCGCCGAAGAGCATGTTGGTCTGCGCCGCCCCGGTCCCGTGCCGCCCGGTCATGTGGATATGTGATGAAGACGGATAGACGTATTCATACGCGTCGTTGCTCGGGTTGTAGAAATCGCAGAGCAGAAAGAAACTTGACGGGTCCGACAGTTCCGAGAAGCGAAGCTTGCGGACGCCCCAGCTTGCGCCGTCGCAGCCGCTGACCACGAAGGCGTTGTCGCCGTAGCTGCACGCTTGCCACCACGGAAGCGTCTTGAGCGGCGACACATGCTTGGGACACCCGTAGATCGCCAGCGGATCGTTGGTGTGGCCGTATCCGGGCATCATCAGCCCAGCGTACTCCAGCGACCGCTGCCAGCCCCGCGTGTGATGCTCCACCGAACCGGGAATGTGCTCGCCGTATTCCATGCCGTACTGGGCGAACCGCACGCCCAACTGCCGAAGCGACGAGAGGCACTGCGTCGTCTTGCCCGCCTCCCGCGCCGCCGACAGCGCCGGCAGCAAAATCGCCACCAGCACGGCAATGATCGCCACCACGACCAGAAGTTCGATGAGGGTGAACCCGGGCCTATCGCTACGCATTGTCTTTGTGTCTGCGATCATGACTTGTCCGGTATTACGAGCCGAGGGGGTATCAGCACGTGCTTCTGTGCTCGGTCCACGTTCGCATCGCAAAACAACAGCTCAGCCGCGGTGCGGGCCGCCTCGTCGTACG is part of the Phycisphaerae bacterium genome and harbors:
- a CDS encoding prepilin-type N-terminal cleavage/methylation domain-containing protein yields the protein MRSDRPGFTLIELLVVVAIIAVLVAILLPALSAAREAGKTTQCLSSLRQLGVRFAQYGMEYGEHIPGSVEHHTRGWQRSLEYAGLMMPGYGHTNDPLAIYGCPKHVSPLKTLPWWQACSYGDNAFVVSGCDGASWGVRKLRFSELSDPSSFFLLCDFYNPSNDAYEYVYPSSSHIHMTGRHGTGAAQTNMLFGDGHAWTTTPEEFEANASRWFLP